One region of Chryseobacterium sp. C-71 genomic DNA includes:
- the purC gene encoding phosphoribosylaminoimidazolesuccinocarboxamide synthase: MSQKKEMLYEGKAKQVFATDNPDEVVVRFKDDATAFNAQKRGSVDLKGEMNNAITTLIFEYLNEKGIKTHFIKQLDEREQLVKKVSIIPLEMVVRNYSAGSMAQRLGVEEGIKSPVTIFDICYKKDELGDPLINDHHAVFLGAATYEELDEMYELTSDINEILIDLFDKMNIILVDFKIELGKTSDGEIILADEISPDTCRLWDKDTMKKLDKDRFRRDLGEVTEAYVEIYNRLKTLLGK, from the coding sequence ATGAGTCAAAAGAAAGAAATGTTGTATGAAGGTAAAGCAAAACAGGTATTTGCTACCGATAATCCTGACGAAGTAGTAGTACGTTTCAAGGACGATGCTACAGCATTTAACGCTCAAAAAAGAGGATCAGTAGATTTGAAAGGTGAAATGAATAACGCCATCACCACTCTTATTTTTGAATATTTAAATGAAAAAGGGATTAAAACTCATTTCATTAAACAATTGGACGAAAGAGAACAATTGGTAAAAAAAGTATCTATTATTCCTTTGGAAATGGTGGTAAGAAACTATTCTGCGGGAAGCATGGCACAAAGATTAGGTGTTGAAGAAGGAATTAAATCTCCGGTAACAATCTTCGATATCTGCTACAAAAAAGACGAATTGGGAGATCCGCTTATCAACGATCATCACGCAGTTTTCTTAGGAGCAGCTACGTACGAAGAGCTTGACGAAATGTATGAATTGACTTCTGATATTAATGAAATTTTGATCGATTTATTCGACAAAATGAATATCATCTTAGTTGATTTCAAAATTGAATTAGGTAAAACTTCTGACGGCGAAATCATTTTAGCAGACGAAATTTCTCCTGATACTTGCAGACTTTGGGACAAAGACACGATGAAGAAGCTGGATAAAGACAGATTCAGAAGAGATCTTGGTGAAGTAACTGAAGCTTATGTTGAGATCTATAACAGACTGAAAACTTTACTAGGTAAGTAA